From the Anguilla anguilla isolate fAngAng1 chromosome 8, fAngAng1.pri, whole genome shotgun sequence genome, one window contains:
- the LOC118233964 gene encoding serine-rich adhesin for platelets-like isoform X2 encodes MQEESGEAVCQDSSVLVWPCPLCQQERPDRDILAQHLTEKHSVLPACLDRLLDTATPVKVVCGDNAENASTQCDSGDTHSSQQMPSETNGALSDLPENTTGAKQDIATACMLRSVVKVHSCPEEEILGEGEKKQGVGRDHPELGQESSQLPESTTAATQKGSLQLIATKDSGNDGTANSTNTSKTHADPALEKFLDPTRPFKCNACLESFTSKSALSVHYSSTSHLHRMRTGSSMQSDEKETSSSATSAPAPYLSRPFFSNKPYQCAVCRVSYNHAFTLESHLKSVLHQTRSRNTVNSAGSAAGSSGKKGSANVGNNTSAAINSSSATQPGRAAVPSPTGNGGSLGSLTLLSGPTKDGEQSALGAQAASSPCPHSAPGLSLLSSPVASAQAVSAFLLTSSSSSSLPPSVQPSLLSAGAGGATGMAVPQLELIAQQQLLLPLFLNGLQAQNQGSNPESASTVLTQAVPLLGLSAAQQALLAQRLSAAQHQVPWLAAGLPETKHTCTAEKEKEENSGGVERVKKESDKEEGEEGEGRDEITQEGDRALGITSEAMEKLVMKGEDAEESGETGLNCTLKSEKKQSSRVALGAQGKEESGKDSPMEGETNCVVQGEGISHSSEKFCDGHGEPDTTDLPVSGETTAFIGTGCISSSPQPHTDPNHTNDSKMATNSSAVMLKPGPTQPCRLNSEPSVHSNDFLPAGANVKGQSHTSAPPILSEFQSQMLWAFLESRSEADAADPPQADCVALGREVGLSGQQVRRWLEEARREPRERPKGASTRMTTKMAEEGGVTQEDEMEEGVLTIVEAEEGESPEASGRHAIDLSRGRGRGKGRELGKESPGEPCLTSDSDNEGDGFYTSVIVTDEESQSGPATEDLGTPAREEVSGEQEEKGRGGKVLRSSTVFLSDAEDTDEEEDEGESGIPRVRKRKRNRELEQEEVDVKKERLDPDVDLELEAQADPPVPISVDQQSLPNVLHSLPLSISLTPFTTQFINPYVLSIPPSAIGLGIAEGDRDRGRASTFPNTAAITHCSAAFPDPHSTPPPASHVSPVWSLSNGGICESALDLSMGKKHSSTSTSPFSTSTGDRTVVQAEPTAEGLGLRPTALGVPGAGGLIVVRVKPEGALAIPTANNSIASNNNTRTSTVYIRAAERVSASLVEREREKQHEREREKARVREKEKEREKEQKPTKARRFRDMRRSRTIIQTEQLDVLYGCYFKDPNPGKHEFQQISEWVHLPKKVVQIWFQNMRARERKGEVRFISDGTLAAMGKPLIKFTWPLTLPVFSSSPSPNSSPLSSSGTTGDSAGASPKAAAPKIRPEAEQGKVKEEGRPKDSGASSSTSFLNTSPGILRMPNLKPKPETQSPGGSVRPVSKAIATATTPEVPVMKTRLPSPSSYSSQKRKRGGGDEKVRMKEEDEFGSRETMGPGVTNRMVPKISSTPTNKPVSPGSHKRNGLNDWTPKSSFKINTLSREQLGLSTPRPSGTTTTSSSAKSSPQEGAYQHHSSTPRRPRTHLTSLQVSIMQSCYETCPHPNALECETIGTELGLPLKVVQIWFQNTRAKEKRWRLQQQKQSPGTTDSLKKVDTSSGSFLLYSALRANRPILPKPVQLTVLEPSTPPASGQPASRETLRGRCDACSVTFESRAAGRTHVFSPHHLATLRSTNFGHPPSLVNSGSATGSGAGSGVATQSSPSAASSSS; translated from the exons GAGGAGTCTGGAGAGGCTGTTTGCCAAGACAGCAGTGTGCTGGTGTGGCCATGCCCACTGTGTCAACAAGAGCGACCAGACAGAGATATACTCGCTCAACACCTGACTGAAAAACATAGTGTACTGCCTGCCTGTCTGGACAGACTGCTGgatact GCCACCCCAGTAAAAGTTGTTTGCGGAGACAACGCAGAGAACGCCAGCACTCAATGTGACTCTG gAGACACTCACTCCTCTCAGCAGATGCCTTCTGAAACAAATGGGGCCCTCTCTGATCTACCAGAAAACACCACAGGAGCCAAGCAGGACATAGCTACCGCATGCATGCTGAGATCAGTGGTCAAAGTTCATTCCTGCCCAGAAGAGGAGATTctgggtgagggagagaaaaagcagGGGGTGGGCAGAGACCACCCAGAACTAGGTCAGGAATCAAGTCAACTTCCAGAATCAACCACAGCAGCAACCCAAAAGGGGTCTCTTCAGCTTATTGCCACTAAGGACAGTGGCAATGATGGTACAGCAAACAGCACTAACACCAGCAAAACACACGCAGACCCAGCACTGGAGAAATTTCTCGATCCAACCCGTCCTTTTAAGTGCAACGCATGCCTGGAGTCATTTACTTCCAAAAGTGCCCTCAGTGTCCATTACAGCTCCACATCCCATCTGCACCGAATGAGAACTGGTTCTTCAATGCAGAGTGACGAAAAGGAAACCTCCTCCTCAGCCACTTCAGCCCCTGCACCATATCTGTCACGCCCCTTTTTCTCCAACAAGCCCtaccagtgtgctgtgtgtcgtGTCTCTTACAACCACGCGTTCACACTAGAGAGTCACTTGAAGTCTGTTCTGCATCAGACTCGCAGCAGGAACACTGTTAATTCTGCCGGCAGTGCGGCTGGGAGCTCTGGTAAGAAAGGGAGTGCTAATGTGGGAAATAACACAAGCGCAGCCATAAACTCAAGTAGTGCAACGCAGCCTGGAAGGGCGGCTGTCCCCTCACCCACCGGCAATGGTGGCAGTCTAGGTAGCCTAACTTTGTTGTCAGGGCCAACCAAAGATGGAGAGCAAAGTGCACTCGGCGCACAGGCCGCGTCTTCACCCTGCCCCCATTCAGCCCCgggcctctctctgctctcctcccccGTGGCCTCTGCTCAGGCTGTCTCTGCCTTCCTGCTCACGTCCTCCAGCTCGTCCTCGCTGCCCCCCTCTGTCCAGCCATCTCTCCTGTCAGCTGGGGCCGGCGGTGCAACCGGCATGGCTGTCCCACAGTTAGAGCTCATAGCCCAGCAGCAGCTTCTCCTGCCCCTCTTCCTAAATGGGCTGCAGGCCCAGAACCAGGGATCCAACCCAGAGTCTGCCAGCACCGTCCTGACCCAGGCCGTCCCACTGCTGGGTCTCAGCGCCGCTCAGCAGGCTCTCCTGGCCCAGAGGCTCAGCGCAGCCCAGCACCAGGTTCCCTGGCTGGCGGCTGGACTCCCAGAAACAAAGCATACCTgcacagcagagaaagagaaagaggagaacaGTGGTGGGGTGGAGAGGGTGAAAAAGGAGTCTGAcaaggaggaaggggaggagggggagggaagagatGAGATCACACAGGAGGGAGACCGGGCACTAGGGATCACATCTGAAGCTATGGAGAAACTGGTAATGAAGGGGGAAGATGCAGAGGAATCGGGTGAGACAGGGCTTAACTGCACCTTAAAGAGCGAAAAGAAACAGTCGAGTAGAGTCGCTTTGGGAGCTCaggggaaagaggaaagtggGAAAGACAGTCCAATGGAGGGGGAGACTAACTGTGTGGTTCAGGGAGAGGGAATTAGCCATTCTTCTGAAAAGTTTTGTGATGGACATGGTGAACCTGACACAACTGATTTACCAGTATCTGGTGAAACCACAGCATTCATTGGTACTGGCTGCATAAGCAGCAGCCCTCAGCCTCACACTGATCCAAACCATACCAATGATTCCAAAATGGCCACAAATAGCAGTGCAGTCATGCTCAAACCTGGTCCCACACAACCATGCCGCTTGAACTCTGAACCCAGTGTACACTCTAATGACTTCTTACCTGCTGGTGCAAATGTGAAAGGCCAGAGTCACACCTCGGCTCCCCCCATATTGTCGGAGTTCCAGTCCCAGATGCTGTGGGCATTCTTGGAGTCTCGCAGTGAGGCAGACGCAGCTGACCCTCCACAGGCTGACTGTGTAGCGCTGGGAAGGGAGGTGGGCTTAAGTGGGCAACAGGTACGGAGGTGGCTGGAGGAAGCACGGAGAGAGCCCAGAGAGAGACCAAAAGGTGCCTCAACCAGGATGACAACCAAGATGGCAGAGGAAGGCGGAGTCACTCAGGAGGATGAGATGGAGGAAGGTGTACTCACCATAGTGGAGGCGGAAGAAGGGGAGAGCCCAGAAGCCAGTGGGAGACATGCTATCGATTTGTCCCGTGGTAGAGGTAGAGGGAAAGGAAGGGAACTCGGGAAAGAGAGCCCTGGGGAGCCCTGCCTGACCTCAGATTCAGACAATGAAGGCGACGGGTTCTACACCTCCGTCATTGTGACTGATGAGGAAAGCCAGAGTGGTCCTGCGACAGAGGACCTGGGTACCCCAGCAAGAGAGGAGGTATCCGGCGAGCAGGAGGAAAAGGGCAGGGGAGGGAAGGTGCTCCGCTCCTCCACTGTTTTTCTCTCGGATGCTGAAGACACagatgaagaggaggatgagggggaGAGTGGGATCCCaagggtgaggaagaggaagagaaacagagaactGGAACAGGAGGAGGTGGATGTGAAGAAGGAGAGACTGGACCCCGATGTAGATTTGGAGCTGGAGGCTCAGGCCGACCCCCCCGTGCCAATCTCTGTCGACCAACAGAGTCTTCCCAACGTCctgcactctctccctctgtcaatctctctcactccctttacCACTCAGTTCATAAACCCATATGTTCTCTCGATACCCCCATCTGCTATTGGGCTAGGGATAGCTGAGGGGGACCGGGATAGGGGGAGAGCTTCTACCTTCCCTAACACCGCTGCCATCACCCACTGCTCTGCGGCCTTTCCGGACCCCCacagcaccccaccccctgcttcTCACGTGTCCCCCGTCTGGTCCCTGTCTAACGGTGGCATTTGTGAGTCCGCCCTGGATCTCAgcatggggaaaaaacacagctcCACTTCCACTTCCCCTTTCTCTACTTCTACAGGGGACAGGACGGTGGTGCAGGCCGAGCCCACGGCAGAAGGTCTTGGGCTAAGGCCCACAGCACTCGGGGTCCCTGGGGCAGGTGGGCTCATCGTGGTCCGGGTGAAGCCTGAGGGCGCCCTTGCCATCCCGACCGCAAATAACAGCATTGCCAGCAATAACAACACCCGTACAAGCACTGTCTACATAAGGGCGGCAGAGCGTGTTAGTGCCTCCTtggtggagagggagcgagagaaacagcatgagagggagagagaaaaggctagagtgagagaaaaggagaaggagCGGGAGAAGGAGCAGAAACCCACCAAAGCACGACGGTTCAGGGACATGAGGCGCTCCAGGACCATTATCCAGACAGAGCAGCTGGACGTGCTGTATGGCTGCTACTTCAAAGACCCCAATCCTGGGAAGCATGAGTTTCAGCAGATCTCAGAGTGGGTCCACCTCCCTAAGAAGGTGGTCCAGATTTGGTTCCAGAACATGCGAGCCCGTGAACGCAAGGGGGAAGTCCGCTTCATCAGTGATGGTACTCTGGCTGCAATGGGAAAACCACTCATCAAGTTCACTTGGCCCCTGACACTGCCAGTCTTCTCCAGCAGCCCCAGCCCAAACTCCAGCCCCCTCAGCAGCAGTGGAACCACTGGGGACTCAGCTGGAGCTAGTCCCAAGGCTGCAGCCCCAAAGATAAGACCAGAGGCGGAACAAGGGAAGGTGAAAGAAGAGGGTCGGCCAAAGGACAGTGGTGCTTCCAGCTCCACATCTTTCCTGAACACAAGTCCTGGCATCTTGCGAATGCCTAATCTCAAGCCCAAGCCAGAGACACAGAGCCCAGGAGGGTCAGTCAGACCAGTCAGCAAAGCCATAGCCACAGCCACTACCCCTGAGGTTCCTGTTATGAAGACTCGCTTGCCTTCCCCCTCATCTTACTCCTCACAGAAACGCAAGCGTGGGGGAGGGGATGAAAAAGTGAGGATGAAAGAGGAAGATGAGTTTGGCAGCAGAGAAACAATGGGGCCAGGAGTCACAAACCGTATGGTGCCGAAGATATCCTCCACACCCACTAACAAGCCTGTCTCCCCCGGCTCTCATAAGCGGAATGGTCTGAATGACTGGACACCCAAAAGTTCCTTCAAGATCAACACTTTGTCCAGGGAGCAACTAGGTCTCTCAACACCCCGGCCTTCTGGTACTACCACCACCTCCTCGAGTGCCAAATCTAGCCCCCAGGAAGGGGCCTACCAGCACCATTCCTCAACCCCTCGTCGACCACGGACGCACCTGACATCCTTGCAGGTGTCCATCATGCAGTCGTGCTATGAGACATGCCCTCACCCCAATGCGCTGGAGTGTGAGACGATAGGGACAGAGCTGGGACTGCCGCTCAAAGTAGTACAGATCTGGTTCCAGAACACCCGCGCCAAGGAGAAGCGCTGGCgcctgcagcagcagaagcag TCTCCTGGTACAACGGACTCTCTCAAGAAGGTTGACACCAGCTCAGGAAGCTTTCTGCTCTACAGTGCACTCAGAGCCAATCGTCCCATTCTACCAAAACCGGTTCAGCTGACGGTCCTTGAGCCCTCCACACCCCCCGCTAGCGGGCAACCAGCGAGCCGCGAGACCCTGAGGGGCCGCTGTGATGCGTGCAGCGTTACATTTGAGTCCAGAGCTGCAGGGAGGACCCACGTCTTCTCCCCTCACCACCTGGCCACGCTGAGATCCACTAACTTTGGCCATCCGCCCTCGCTTGTCAACAGCGGTTCTGCCACTGGGTCAGGTGCAGGCTCAGGAGTGGCAACACAGTCTTCCCCCAGtgcagccagcagcagcagctaa
- the LOC118233964 gene encoding serine-rich adhesin for platelets-like isoform X1 — translation MTEEESGEAVCQDSSVLVWPCPLCQQERPDRDILAQHLTEKHSVLPACLDRLLDTATPVKVVCGDNAENASTQCDSGDTHSSQQMPSETNGALSDLPENTTGAKQDIATACMLRSVVKVHSCPEEEILGEGEKKQGVGRDHPELGQESSQLPESTTAATQKGSLQLIATKDSGNDGTANSTNTSKTHADPALEKFLDPTRPFKCNACLESFTSKSALSVHYSSTSHLHRMRTGSSMQSDEKETSSSATSAPAPYLSRPFFSNKPYQCAVCRVSYNHAFTLESHLKSVLHQTRSRNTVNSAGSAAGSSGKKGSANVGNNTSAAINSSSATQPGRAAVPSPTGNGGSLGSLTLLSGPTKDGEQSALGAQAASSPCPHSAPGLSLLSSPVASAQAVSAFLLTSSSSSSLPPSVQPSLLSAGAGGATGMAVPQLELIAQQQLLLPLFLNGLQAQNQGSNPESASTVLTQAVPLLGLSAAQQALLAQRLSAAQHQVPWLAAGLPETKHTCTAEKEKEENSGGVERVKKESDKEEGEEGEGRDEITQEGDRALGITSEAMEKLVMKGEDAEESGETGLNCTLKSEKKQSSRVALGAQGKEESGKDSPMEGETNCVVQGEGISHSSEKFCDGHGEPDTTDLPVSGETTAFIGTGCISSSPQPHTDPNHTNDSKMATNSSAVMLKPGPTQPCRLNSEPSVHSNDFLPAGANVKGQSHTSAPPILSEFQSQMLWAFLESRSEADAADPPQADCVALGREVGLSGQQVRRWLEEARREPRERPKGASTRMTTKMAEEGGVTQEDEMEEGVLTIVEAEEGESPEASGRHAIDLSRGRGRGKGRELGKESPGEPCLTSDSDNEGDGFYTSVIVTDEESQSGPATEDLGTPAREEVSGEQEEKGRGGKVLRSSTVFLSDAEDTDEEEDEGESGIPRVRKRKRNRELEQEEVDVKKERLDPDVDLELEAQADPPVPISVDQQSLPNVLHSLPLSISLTPFTTQFINPYVLSIPPSAIGLGIAEGDRDRGRASTFPNTAAITHCSAAFPDPHSTPPPASHVSPVWSLSNGGICESALDLSMGKKHSSTSTSPFSTSTGDRTVVQAEPTAEGLGLRPTALGVPGAGGLIVVRVKPEGALAIPTANNSIASNNNTRTSTVYIRAAERVSASLVEREREKQHEREREKARVREKEKEREKEQKPTKARRFRDMRRSRTIIQTEQLDVLYGCYFKDPNPGKHEFQQISEWVHLPKKVVQIWFQNMRARERKGEVRFISDGTLAAMGKPLIKFTWPLTLPVFSSSPSPNSSPLSSSGTTGDSAGASPKAAAPKIRPEAEQGKVKEEGRPKDSGASSSTSFLNTSPGILRMPNLKPKPETQSPGGSVRPVSKAIATATTPEVPVMKTRLPSPSSYSSQKRKRGGGDEKVRMKEEDEFGSRETMGPGVTNRMVPKISSTPTNKPVSPGSHKRNGLNDWTPKSSFKINTLSREQLGLSTPRPSGTTTTSSSAKSSPQEGAYQHHSSTPRRPRTHLTSLQVSIMQSCYETCPHPNALECETIGTELGLPLKVVQIWFQNTRAKEKRWRLQQQKQSPGTTDSLKKVDTSSGSFLLYSALRANRPILPKPVQLTVLEPSTPPASGQPASRETLRGRCDACSVTFESRAAGRTHVFSPHHLATLRSTNFGHPPSLVNSGSATGSGAGSGVATQSSPSAASSSS, via the exons GAGGAGTCTGGAGAGGCTGTTTGCCAAGACAGCAGTGTGCTGGTGTGGCCATGCCCACTGTGTCAACAAGAGCGACCAGACAGAGATATACTCGCTCAACACCTGACTGAAAAACATAGTGTACTGCCTGCCTGTCTGGACAGACTGCTGgatact GCCACCCCAGTAAAAGTTGTTTGCGGAGACAACGCAGAGAACGCCAGCACTCAATGTGACTCTG gAGACACTCACTCCTCTCAGCAGATGCCTTCTGAAACAAATGGGGCCCTCTCTGATCTACCAGAAAACACCACAGGAGCCAAGCAGGACATAGCTACCGCATGCATGCTGAGATCAGTGGTCAAAGTTCATTCCTGCCCAGAAGAGGAGATTctgggtgagggagagaaaaagcagGGGGTGGGCAGAGACCACCCAGAACTAGGTCAGGAATCAAGTCAACTTCCAGAATCAACCACAGCAGCAACCCAAAAGGGGTCTCTTCAGCTTATTGCCACTAAGGACAGTGGCAATGATGGTACAGCAAACAGCACTAACACCAGCAAAACACACGCAGACCCAGCACTGGAGAAATTTCTCGATCCAACCCGTCCTTTTAAGTGCAACGCATGCCTGGAGTCATTTACTTCCAAAAGTGCCCTCAGTGTCCATTACAGCTCCACATCCCATCTGCACCGAATGAGAACTGGTTCTTCAATGCAGAGTGACGAAAAGGAAACCTCCTCCTCAGCCACTTCAGCCCCTGCACCATATCTGTCACGCCCCTTTTTCTCCAACAAGCCCtaccagtgtgctgtgtgtcgtGTCTCTTACAACCACGCGTTCACACTAGAGAGTCACTTGAAGTCTGTTCTGCATCAGACTCGCAGCAGGAACACTGTTAATTCTGCCGGCAGTGCGGCTGGGAGCTCTGGTAAGAAAGGGAGTGCTAATGTGGGAAATAACACAAGCGCAGCCATAAACTCAAGTAGTGCAACGCAGCCTGGAAGGGCGGCTGTCCCCTCACCCACCGGCAATGGTGGCAGTCTAGGTAGCCTAACTTTGTTGTCAGGGCCAACCAAAGATGGAGAGCAAAGTGCACTCGGCGCACAGGCCGCGTCTTCACCCTGCCCCCATTCAGCCCCgggcctctctctgctctcctcccccGTGGCCTCTGCTCAGGCTGTCTCTGCCTTCCTGCTCACGTCCTCCAGCTCGTCCTCGCTGCCCCCCTCTGTCCAGCCATCTCTCCTGTCAGCTGGGGCCGGCGGTGCAACCGGCATGGCTGTCCCACAGTTAGAGCTCATAGCCCAGCAGCAGCTTCTCCTGCCCCTCTTCCTAAATGGGCTGCAGGCCCAGAACCAGGGATCCAACCCAGAGTCTGCCAGCACCGTCCTGACCCAGGCCGTCCCACTGCTGGGTCTCAGCGCCGCTCAGCAGGCTCTCCTGGCCCAGAGGCTCAGCGCAGCCCAGCACCAGGTTCCCTGGCTGGCGGCTGGACTCCCAGAAACAAAGCATACCTgcacagcagagaaagagaaagaggagaacaGTGGTGGGGTGGAGAGGGTGAAAAAGGAGTCTGAcaaggaggaaggggaggagggggagggaagagatGAGATCACACAGGAGGGAGACCGGGCACTAGGGATCACATCTGAAGCTATGGAGAAACTGGTAATGAAGGGGGAAGATGCAGAGGAATCGGGTGAGACAGGGCTTAACTGCACCTTAAAGAGCGAAAAGAAACAGTCGAGTAGAGTCGCTTTGGGAGCTCaggggaaagaggaaagtggGAAAGACAGTCCAATGGAGGGGGAGACTAACTGTGTGGTTCAGGGAGAGGGAATTAGCCATTCTTCTGAAAAGTTTTGTGATGGACATGGTGAACCTGACACAACTGATTTACCAGTATCTGGTGAAACCACAGCATTCATTGGTACTGGCTGCATAAGCAGCAGCCCTCAGCCTCACACTGATCCAAACCATACCAATGATTCCAAAATGGCCACAAATAGCAGTGCAGTCATGCTCAAACCTGGTCCCACACAACCATGCCGCTTGAACTCTGAACCCAGTGTACACTCTAATGACTTCTTACCTGCTGGTGCAAATGTGAAAGGCCAGAGTCACACCTCGGCTCCCCCCATATTGTCGGAGTTCCAGTCCCAGATGCTGTGGGCATTCTTGGAGTCTCGCAGTGAGGCAGACGCAGCTGACCCTCCACAGGCTGACTGTGTAGCGCTGGGAAGGGAGGTGGGCTTAAGTGGGCAACAGGTACGGAGGTGGCTGGAGGAAGCACGGAGAGAGCCCAGAGAGAGACCAAAAGGTGCCTCAACCAGGATGACAACCAAGATGGCAGAGGAAGGCGGAGTCACTCAGGAGGATGAGATGGAGGAAGGTGTACTCACCATAGTGGAGGCGGAAGAAGGGGAGAGCCCAGAAGCCAGTGGGAGACATGCTATCGATTTGTCCCGTGGTAGAGGTAGAGGGAAAGGAAGGGAACTCGGGAAAGAGAGCCCTGGGGAGCCCTGCCTGACCTCAGATTCAGACAATGAAGGCGACGGGTTCTACACCTCCGTCATTGTGACTGATGAGGAAAGCCAGAGTGGTCCTGCGACAGAGGACCTGGGTACCCCAGCAAGAGAGGAGGTATCCGGCGAGCAGGAGGAAAAGGGCAGGGGAGGGAAGGTGCTCCGCTCCTCCACTGTTTTTCTCTCGGATGCTGAAGACACagatgaagaggaggatgagggggaGAGTGGGATCCCaagggtgaggaagaggaagagaaacagagaactGGAACAGGAGGAGGTGGATGTGAAGAAGGAGAGACTGGACCCCGATGTAGATTTGGAGCTGGAGGCTCAGGCCGACCCCCCCGTGCCAATCTCTGTCGACCAACAGAGTCTTCCCAACGTCctgcactctctccctctgtcaatctctctcactccctttacCACTCAGTTCATAAACCCATATGTTCTCTCGATACCCCCATCTGCTATTGGGCTAGGGATAGCTGAGGGGGACCGGGATAGGGGGAGAGCTTCTACCTTCCCTAACACCGCTGCCATCACCCACTGCTCTGCGGCCTTTCCGGACCCCCacagcaccccaccccctgcttcTCACGTGTCCCCCGTCTGGTCCCTGTCTAACGGTGGCATTTGTGAGTCCGCCCTGGATCTCAgcatggggaaaaaacacagctcCACTTCCACTTCCCCTTTCTCTACTTCTACAGGGGACAGGACGGTGGTGCAGGCCGAGCCCACGGCAGAAGGTCTTGGGCTAAGGCCCACAGCACTCGGGGTCCCTGGGGCAGGTGGGCTCATCGTGGTCCGGGTGAAGCCTGAGGGCGCCCTTGCCATCCCGACCGCAAATAACAGCATTGCCAGCAATAACAACACCCGTACAAGCACTGTCTACATAAGGGCGGCAGAGCGTGTTAGTGCCTCCTtggtggagagggagcgagagaaacagcatgagagggagagagaaaaggctagagtgagagaaaaggagaaggagCGGGAGAAGGAGCAGAAACCCACCAAAGCACGACGGTTCAGGGACATGAGGCGCTCCAGGACCATTATCCAGACAGAGCAGCTGGACGTGCTGTATGGCTGCTACTTCAAAGACCCCAATCCTGGGAAGCATGAGTTTCAGCAGATCTCAGAGTGGGTCCACCTCCCTAAGAAGGTGGTCCAGATTTGGTTCCAGAACATGCGAGCCCGTGAACGCAAGGGGGAAGTCCGCTTCATCAGTGATGGTACTCTGGCTGCAATGGGAAAACCACTCATCAAGTTCACTTGGCCCCTGACACTGCCAGTCTTCTCCAGCAGCCCCAGCCCAAACTCCAGCCCCCTCAGCAGCAGTGGAACCACTGGGGACTCAGCTGGAGCTAGTCCCAAGGCTGCAGCCCCAAAGATAAGACCAGAGGCGGAACAAGGGAAGGTGAAAGAAGAGGGTCGGCCAAAGGACAGTGGTGCTTCCAGCTCCACATCTTTCCTGAACACAAGTCCTGGCATCTTGCGAATGCCTAATCTCAAGCCCAAGCCAGAGACACAGAGCCCAGGAGGGTCAGTCAGACCAGTCAGCAAAGCCATAGCCACAGCCACTACCCCTGAGGTTCCTGTTATGAAGACTCGCTTGCCTTCCCCCTCATCTTACTCCTCACAGAAACGCAAGCGTGGGGGAGGGGATGAAAAAGTGAGGATGAAAGAGGAAGATGAGTTTGGCAGCAGAGAAACAATGGGGCCAGGAGTCACAAACCGTATGGTGCCGAAGATATCCTCCACACCCACTAACAAGCCTGTCTCCCCCGGCTCTCATAAGCGGAATGGTCTGAATGACTGGACACCCAAAAGTTCCTTCAAGATCAACACTTTGTCCAGGGAGCAACTAGGTCTCTCAACACCCCGGCCTTCTGGTACTACCACCACCTCCTCGAGTGCCAAATCTAGCCCCCAGGAAGGGGCCTACCAGCACCATTCCTCAACCCCTCGTCGACCACGGACGCACCTGACATCCTTGCAGGTGTCCATCATGCAGTCGTGCTATGAGACATGCCCTCACCCCAATGCGCTGGAGTGTGAGACGATAGGGACAGAGCTGGGACTGCCGCTCAAAGTAGTACAGATCTGGTTCCAGAACACCCGCGCCAAGGAGAAGCGCTGGCgcctgcagcagcagaagcag TCTCCTGGTACAACGGACTCTCTCAAGAAGGTTGACACCAGCTCAGGAAGCTTTCTGCTCTACAGTGCACTCAGAGCCAATCGTCCCATTCTACCAAAACCGGTTCAGCTGACGGTCCTTGAGCCCTCCACACCCCCCGCTAGCGGGCAACCAGCGAGCCGCGAGACCCTGAGGGGCCGCTGTGATGCGTGCAGCGTTACATTTGAGTCCAGAGCTGCAGGGAGGACCCACGTCTTCTCCCCTCACCACCTGGCCACGCTGAGATCCACTAACTTTGGCCATCCGCCCTCGCTTGTCAACAGCGGTTCTGCCACTGGGTCAGGTGCAGGCTCAGGAGTGGCAACACAGTCTTCCCCCAGtgcagccagcagcagcagctaa